Proteins co-encoded in one Acipenser ruthenus chromosome 3, fAciRut3.2 maternal haplotype, whole genome shotgun sequence genomic window:
- the LOC117435572 gene encoding glucagon family neuropeptides isoform X1: MAMSSKATLALFIYGIIMHCSIYCSPTGLSYPKIRLENEVYDEDGNSLPDLAFDSDQIAIRNPPSVIDDVYTLYYPPEKRTERHADGIFNKAYRTMLGQLSARKYLHSLMEKRVGGVSSMEEDSEPLSKRHSDGIFTDSYSRYRKQMAVKKYLAAVLGKSPEDINFEYLLLDMFDALLHGDYGACDWGQWLKAILPSVSPNIKALFAQAYLQGELPPLLYPSMLPCHLYLLLSYFSLS; the protein is encoded by the exons ATGGCAATGTCCAGTAAAGCGACTTTAGCATTATTCATCTACGGGATCATAATGCATTGCAGCATCTACTGTTCACCTACTGGGCTTAGTTATCCTAAAATTAG acttGAAAATGAAGTATATGACGAAGACGGAAACTCATTACCAGACTTGGCTTTTGACAGTGATCAGATTGCTATACGAAACCCTCCATCTGTCATTGACGATGTGTATACATTATATTACCCACCAGAGAAGAG AACAGAAAGGCATGCTGATGGAATATTTAATAAAGCCTATAGGACGATGCTGGGTCAGTTGTCAGCAAGAAAATATCTACATTCTCTGATGGAAAAGCGCGTAGG TGGAGTGAGCAGTATGGAGGAAGATTCAGAACCTTTATCCAAAAGACACTCGGATGGCATCTTCACAGACAGCTACAGCCGCTACAGGAAACAAATGGCTGTCAAGAAATATCTTGCTGCAGTCCTGGGGAAAAG CCCTGAAGACATTAattttgaatatttgctactggACATGTTTGATGCCCTGCTTCATGGGGATTATGGTGCTTGTGATTGGGGACAATGGCTGAAAGCGATCCTCCCCTCGGTGAGTCCGAATATAAAGGCTCTCTTTGCACAAGCCTATCTCCAGGGGGAACTGCCCCCCCTTCTTTACCCTTCAATGCTGCCCTGTCACTTGTACCTCTTACTCAGTTATTTCTCCCTTTCCTAA
- the LOC117435572 gene encoding glucagon family neuropeptides isoform X2, whose protein sequence is MAMSSKATLALFIYGIIMHCSIYCSPTGLSYPKIRLENEVYDEDGNSLPDLAFDSDQIAIRNPPSVIDDVYTLYYPPEKSGVSSMEEDSEPLSKRHSDGIFTDSYSRYRKQMAVKKYLAAVLGKSPEDINFEYLLLDMFDALLHGDYGACDWGQWLKAILPSVSPNIKALFAQAYLQGELPPLLYPSMLPCHLYLLLSYFSLS, encoded by the exons ATGGCAATGTCCAGTAAAGCGACTTTAGCATTATTCATCTACGGGATCATAATGCATTGCAGCATCTACTGTTCACCTACTGGGCTTAGTTATCCTAAAATTAG acttGAAAATGAAGTATATGACGAAGACGGAAACTCATTACCAGACTTGGCTTTTGACAGTGATCAGATTGCTATACGAAACCCTCCATCTGTCATTGACGATGTGTATACATTATATTACCCACCAGAGAAGAG TGGAGTGAGCAGTATGGAGGAAGATTCAGAACCTTTATCCAAAAGACACTCGGATGGCATCTTCACAGACAGCTACAGCCGCTACAGGAAACAAATGGCTGTCAAGAAATATCTTGCTGCAGTCCTGGGGAAAAG CCCTGAAGACATTAattttgaatatttgctactggACATGTTTGATGCCCTGCTTCATGGGGATTATGGTGCTTGTGATTGGGGACAATGGCTGAAAGCGATCCTCCCCTCGGTGAGTCCGAATATAAAGGCTCTCTTTGCACAAGCCTATCTCCAGGGGGAACTGCCCCCCCTTCTTTACCCTTCAATGCTGCCCTGTCACTTGTACCTCTTACTCAGTTATTTCTCCCTTTCCTAA
- the LOC117435572 gene encoding glucagon family neuropeptides isoform X3 produces the protein MAMSSKATLALFIYGIIMHCSIYCSPTGLSYPKIRLENEVYDEDGNSLPDLAFDSDQIAIRNPPSVIDDVYTLYYPPEKRTERHADGIFNKAYRTMLGQLSARKYLHSLMEKRVGGVSSMEEDSEPLSKRHSDGIFTDSYSRYRKQMAVKKYLAAVLGKSPEDINFEYLLLDMFDALLHGDYGACDWGQWLKAILPSAM, from the exons ATGGCAATGTCCAGTAAAGCGACTTTAGCATTATTCATCTACGGGATCATAATGCATTGCAGCATCTACTGTTCACCTACTGGGCTTAGTTATCCTAAAATTAG acttGAAAATGAAGTATATGACGAAGACGGAAACTCATTACCAGACTTGGCTTTTGACAGTGATCAGATTGCTATACGAAACCCTCCATCTGTCATTGACGATGTGTATACATTATATTACCCACCAGAGAAGAG AACAGAAAGGCATGCTGATGGAATATTTAATAAAGCCTATAGGACGATGCTGGGTCAGTTGTCAGCAAGAAAATATCTACATTCTCTGATGGAAAAGCGCGTAGG TGGAGTGAGCAGTATGGAGGAAGATTCAGAACCTTTATCCAAAAGACACTCGGATGGCATCTTCACAGACAGCTACAGCCGCTACAGGAAACAAATGGCTGTCAAGAAATATCTTGCTGCAGTCCTGGGGAAAAG CCCTGAAGACATTAattttgaatatttgctactggACATGTTTGATGCCCTGCTTCATGGGGATTATGGTGCTTGTGATTGGGGACAATGGCTGAAAGCGATCCTCCCCTCG GCTATGTGA
- the LOC117435572 gene encoding glucagon family neuropeptides isoform X4 → MAMSSKATLALFIYGIIMHCSIYCSPTGLSYPKIRLENEVYDEDGNSLPDLAFDSDQIAIRNPPSVIDDVYTLYYPPEKSGVSSMEEDSEPLSKRHSDGIFTDSYSRYRKQMAVKKYLAAVLGKRYRQRVRNKGRRLTYL, encoded by the exons ATGGCAATGTCCAGTAAAGCGACTTTAGCATTATTCATCTACGGGATCATAATGCATTGCAGCATCTACTGTTCACCTACTGGGCTTAGTTATCCTAAAATTAG acttGAAAATGAAGTATATGACGAAGACGGAAACTCATTACCAGACTTGGCTTTTGACAGTGATCAGATTGCTATACGAAACCCTCCATCTGTCATTGACGATGTGTATACATTATATTACCCACCAGAGAAGAG TGGAGTGAGCAGTATGGAGGAAGATTCAGAACCTTTATCCAAAAGACACTCGGATGGCATCTTCACAGACAGCTACAGCCGCTACAGGAAACAAATGGCTGTCAAGAAATATCTTGCTGCAGTCCTGGGGAAAAGGTATAGACAAAGGGTTAGAAATAAAGGACGCCGACTGACCTATTTGTAG